One part of the Arabidopsis thaliana chromosome 1 sequence genome encodes these proteins:
- the PDH-E1 BETA gene encoding pyruvate dehydrogenase E1 beta (pyruvate dehydrogenase E1 beta (PDH-E1 BETA); FUNCTIONS IN: pyruvate dehydrogenase (acetyl-transferring) activity; INVOLVED IN: fatty acid biosynthetic process; LOCATED IN: plastid pyruvate dehydrogenase complex, chloroplast, chloroplast envelope; EXPRESSED IN: 23 plant structures; EXPRESSED DURING: 15 growth stages; CONTAINS InterPro DOMAIN/s: Transketolase, C-terminal (InterPro:IPR005476), Transketolase-like, C-terminal (InterPro:IPR015941), Transketolase, C-terminal/Pyruvate-ferredoxin oxidoreductase, domain II (InterPro:IPR009014), Transketolase-like, pyrimidine-binding domain (InterPro:IPR005475); BEST Arabidopsis thaliana protein match is: Transketolase family protein (TAIR:AT2G34590.1); Has 14229 Blast hits to 14219 proteins in 2378 species: Archae - 200; Bacteria - 8952; Metazoa - 481; Fungi - 222; Plants - 270; Viruses - 0; Other Eukaryotes - 4104 (source: NCBI BLink).), protein MSSIIHGAGAATTTLSTFNSVDSKKLFVAPSRTNLSVRSQRYIVAGSDASKKSFGSGLRVRHSQKLIPNAVATKEADTSASTGHELLLFEALQEGLEEEMDRDPHVCVMGEDVGHYGGSYKVTKGLADKFGDLRVLDTPICENAFTGMGIGAAMTGLRPVIEGMNMGFLLLAFNQISNNCGMLHYTSGGQFTIPVVIRGPGGVGRQLGAEHSQRLESYFQSIPGIQMVACSTPYNAKGLMKAAIRSENPVILFEHVLLYNLKEKIPDEDYVCNLEEAEMVRPGEHITILTYSRMRYHVMQAAKTLVNKGYDPEVIDIRSLKPFDLHTIGNSVKKTHRVLIVEECMRTGGIGASLTAAINENFHDYLDAPVMCLSSQDVPTPYAGTLEEWTVVQPAQIVTAVEQLCQ, encoded by the exons ATGTCTTCGATAATCCATGGAGCTGGAGCTGCTACGACGACGTTATCGACGTTTAATTCCGTCGATTCCAAGAAACTCTTCGTTGCTCCTTCTCGCACAAATCTTTCAG TGAGGAGCCAGAGATATATAGTGGCTGGATCTGATGCGAGTAAGAAGAGCTTTGGTTCTGGACTTAGAGTTCGTCACTCTCAGAAATTGATTCCAAATGCTGTTGCG acgAAGGAGGCGGATACGTCTGCGAGCACTGG ACATGAACTATTGCTTTTCGAGGCTCTTCAGGAAGGTCTGGAAGAAGAGATGGACAGAGATCCACATGTATGTGTTATGGGTGAAGATGTTGGCCATTACGGAGGTTCCTACAAGGTAACCAAAGGCCTTGCTGATAAATTTGGTGACCTCAGGGTTCTCGACACTCCTATTTGTGAAAATGCATTCACCGGTATGGGCATTGGAGCTGCCATGACTGGTCTAAGACCCGTTATTGAAGGTATGAACATGGGTTTCCTCCTCCTCGCCTTCAACCAAATCTCCAACAACTGTGGAATGCTTCACTACACATCCGGTGGTCAGTTTACGATCCCGGTTGTCATCCGTGGACCTGGTGGAGTGGGACGCCAGCTTGGTGCTGAGCATTCACAGAGGTTAGAATCTTACTTTCAGTCCATCCCTGGGATCCAGATGGTTGCTTGCTCAACTCCTTACAACGCCAAAGGGTTGATGAAAGCCGCAATAAGAAGCGAGAACCCTGTGATTCTGTTCGAACACGTGCTGCTTTACAATCTCAAGGAGAAAATCCCGGATGAAGATTACGTCTGTAACCTTGAAGAAGCTGAGATGGTCAGACCTGGCGAGCACATTACCATCCTCACTTACTCGCGAATGAGGTACCATGTGATGCAGGCAGCAAAAACTCTGGTGAACAAAGGGTATGACCCCGAGGTTATCGACATCAGGTCACTGAAACCGTTCGACCTTCACACAATTGGAAACTCGGTGAAGAAAACACATCGGGTTTTGATCGTGGAGGAGTGTATGAGAACCGGTGGGATTGGGGCAAGTCTTACAGCTGCCATCAACGAGAACTTTCATGACTACTTAGATGCTCCGGTGATGTGTTTATCTTCTCAAGACGTTCCTACACCTTACGCTGGTACACTGGAGGAGTGGACCGTGGTTCAACCGGCTCAGATCGTGACCGCTGTCGAGCAGCTTTGCCAGTAA
- a CDS encoding DUF1365 family protein codes for MELLFLLCSIIYTSITSIFFSLLLPFRFLLHRLLPSRAAVDPNVSFYEGTVWHDRLRPVRHSFRYSVRYALFDLDKAINTPPDHFSADEARRVSRTTGPIFLLTIPPSVGYEQNPLSLYYCYDLEGSSKRLSKCIAQVTNTPWGERVTFVFDPESDLVAKSLQVSPFMDMLGNWKIRANEPGDDLSVSIASQHPHFGNYFSATLKAKRIPLSRVSDPAVFFWLMPHKVAIWIYWHALQLWWKSVPFIQHPRYSNPSYREEAAKRDQELRCPGLDGSDSDKTNKFDGLKGDGCSSSFGGCRFAWRDANWPWS; via the exons ATGGAATTGCTCTTTCTCCTCTGTTCAATCATCTACACTTCAATcacttccatcttcttctctcttctcctcccgTTTCGCTTCCTTCTCCACCGTCTCCTTCCTTCACGCGCCGCCGTCGATCCTAATGTCTCTTTCTACGAAGGCACAGTCTGGCACGACCGTCTCCGTCCTGTCCGCCACTCTTTCCGTTATTCCGTTCGTTACGCACTCTTTGACCTCGACAAAGCTATTAACACACCGCCGGATCATTTCTCCGCCGACGAAGCTCGCCGTGTTTCTCGTACCACCGGGCCAAT ATTTCTATTGACAATACCACCAAGCGTTGGATATGAACAAAACCCATTGAGTTTATACTATTGCTATGACTTGGAAGGGTCAAGTAAGCGCTTAAGTAAATGCATTGCTCAG GTTACAAATACGCCGTGGGGGGAACGAGTGACATTTGTATTTGACCCTGAATCTGACTTGGTTGCTAAATCATTACAAGTCAGTCCTTTCATG GATATGCTTGGGAATTGGAAAATCAGAGCTAATGAACCTGGAGATGATTTATCTGTCTCCATTGCATCTCAACATCCTCATTTCGGTAACTATTTCTCTGCGACATTAAAGGCGAAAAGGATACCCCTATCGCGGGTGTCTGATCCCGCTGTTTTCTTCTGGTTGATGCCTCATAAGGTTGCGATATGGATCTATTGGCAT GCACTTCAACTCTGGTGGAAGAGTGTACCTTTCATTCAACACCCGAGATACTCGAACCCATCATACAGGGAGGAAGCAGCGAAACGCGATCAAGAACTTCGTTGCCCCGGGTTAGATGGGTCTGATTctgataaaaccaacaaatttgATGGGTTAAAAGGAGATGGTTGTAGTAGTAGTTTTGGAGGATGTCGCTTTGCGTGGCGAGATGCGAACTGGCCTTGGTCATGA
- the NUDX25 gene encoding nudix hydrolase homolog 25 (nudix hydrolase homolog 25 (NUDX25); CONTAINS InterPro DOMAIN/s: NUDIX hydrolase domain-like (InterPro:IPR015797), NUDIX hydrolase (InterPro:IPR020476), NUDIX hydrolase, conserved site (InterPro:IPR020084), NUDIX hydrolase domain (InterPro:IPR000086); BEST Arabidopsis thaliana protein match is: nudix hydrolase homolog 26 (TAIR:AT3G10620.1).), which translates to MENLPPGYRPNVGVCLINSDNLVFVASRLNVPGAWQMPQGGIEDGEDPKSAAMRELQEETGVVSAEIVSEVPNWLTYDFPPAVKAKVNRLWGGEWHGQAQKWYLVRLRNDEDEKEINLANNEADSEFAEWKWAKPEEVVEQAVDYKRPTYEEVIKTFGSFLNDTGRAAKCKSAKW; encoded by the exons ATGGAGAATCTACCACCTGGTTATCGTCCCAATGTTGGTGTTTGTCTAATCAACTCGGATAATCTG GTATTTGTAGCTTCTAGATTGAATGTTCCAGGAGCATGGCAGATGCCACAG GGAGGCATTGAAGATGGGGAGGATCCAAAGTCAGCAGCCATGAGAGAGTTACAAGAAGAAACTGGTGTTGTTTCAGCTGAAATCGTCTCTGAG GTCCCAAATTGGTTGACATATGATTTTCCACCAGCAGTAAAAGCAAAAGTTAACCGTCTTTGGGGCGGTGAATGGCATGGTCAAGCTCAGAAATG GTATTTAGTGAGACTGAGGAACGATGAGGACGAGAAAGAGATCAATCTAGCGAACAACGAAGCGGATTCAGAGTTTGCGGAGTGGAAATGGGCGAAGCCAGAAGAAGTGGTAGAGCAAGCAGTGGATTACAAAAGGCCAACCTATGAAGAAGTCATCAAGACTTTTGGTTCGTTCTTAAACGACACAGGAAGAGCTGCTAAATGTAAATCAGCCAAGTGGTGA
- the NCED5 gene encoding nine-cis-epoxycarotenoid dioxygenase 5 (nine-cis-epoxycarotenoid dioxygenase 5 (NCED5); CONTAINS InterPro DOMAIN/s: Carotenoid oxygenase (InterPro:IPR004294); BEST Arabidopsis thaliana protein match is: nine-cis-epoxycarotenoid dioxygenase 2 (TAIR:AT4G18350.1); Has 2882 Blast hits to 2845 proteins in 494 species: Archae - 16; Bacteria - 802; Metazoa - 232; Fungi - 202; Plants - 893; Viruses - 0; Other Eukaryotes - 737 (source: NCBI BLink).), which translates to MACSYILTPNPTKLNLSFAPSDLDAPSPSSSVSFTNTKPRRRKLSANSVSDTPNLLNFPNYPSPNPIIPEKDTSRWNPLQRAASAALDFAETALLRRERSKPLPKTVDPRHQISGNYAPVPEQSVKSSLSVDGKIPDCIDGVYLRNGANPLFEPVSGHHLFDGDGMVHAVKITNGDASYSCRFTETERLVQEKQLGSPIFPKAIGELHGHSGIARLMLFYARGLFGLLNHKNGTGVANAGLVYFHDRLLAMSEDDLPYQVRVTDNGDLETIGRFDFDGQLSSAMIAHPKIDPVTKELFALSYDVVKKPYLKYFKFSPEGEKSPDVEIPLASPTMMHDFAITENFVVIPDQQVVFKLSDMFLGKSPVKYDGEKISRFGILPRNAKDASEMVWVESPETFCFHLWNAWESPETDEVVVIGSCMTPADSIFNECDEQLNSVLSEIRLNLKTGKSTRRTIIPGSVQMNLEAGMVNRNLLGRKTRYAYLAIAEPWPKVSGFAKVDLSTGEVKNHFYGGKKYGGEPFFLPRGLESDGEDDGYIMSFVHDEESWESELHIVNAVTLELEATVKLPSRVPYGFHGTFVNSADMLNQA; encoded by the coding sequence ATGGCTTGTTCTTACATATTAACACCAAACCCAACCAAACTCAATCTCTCCTTTGCACCCTCCGATCTCGACGCTCCTTCGCCGTCATCCTCCGTTAGTTTCACCAACACTAAACCAAGACGCCGTAAACTCTCTGCAAACTCCGTCTCCGACACACCAAATCTACTGAATTTCCCAAACTACCCTTCTCCAAACCCCATAATTCCCGAAAAAGACACTTCCCGTTGGAACCCTCTCCAACGCGCCGCCTCCGCCGCACTCGACTTCGCCGAAACCGCATTGTTAAGACGCGAACGTTCTAAACCTCTCCCTAAAACAGTTGATCCTCGCCATCAGATCTCCGGTAACTACGCTCCGGTACCGGAGCAATCCGTTAAATCATCTCTCTCCGTTGATGGAAAAATCCCTGACTGCATTGACGGTGTTTACCTCCGTAACGGCGCTAATCCACTCTTCGAGCCAGTTTCTGGTCATCACCTATTCGACGGTGACGGTATGGTTCACGCCGTTAAAATCACTAACGGAGACGCGAGTTACTCGTGCCGGTTTACGGAAACCGAGAGATTGGTTCAAGAGAAACAACTCGGTTCTCCGATTTTCCCTAAAGCTATAGGTGAGCTACATGGTCACTCTGGAATCGCACGGTTGATGCTATTTTACGCACGTGGTTTATTCGGTTtattaaatcacaaaaacgGAACCGGAGTTGCTAACGCCGGTTTGGTTTACTTCCACGACCGGTTATTAGCTATGTCTGAAGATGATCTACCTTACCAAGTTCGTGTCACTGACAATGGCGATTTAGAGACCATCGGAAGATTCGATTTCGACGGACAACTAAGCTCCGCCATGATCGCTCACCCGAAGATTGATCCGGTAACGAAGGAGCTATTTGCGTTGAGCTACGACGTCGTTAAGAAACCGTATTTGAAATACTTTAAATTCTCGCCGGAAGGTGAGAAATCACCGGACGTTGAGATTCCTCTCGCCAGTCCGACGATGATGCACGATTTCGCGATCACTGAGAATTTCGTTGTGATTCCGGATCAACAAGTTGTGTTTAAGCTCTCCGATATGTTTCTTGGGAAATCTCCGGTTAAATACGACGGAGAGAAAATTTCCCGGTTTGGAATTTTGCCTAGAAACGCTAAAGATGCGTCGGAGATGGTTTGGGTTGAGTCACCGGAGACTTTTTGTTTCCATCTTTGGAACGCTTGGGAGTCACCGGAGACAGACGAGGTTGTAGTGATCGGATCTTGCATGACTCCGGCGGATTCGATCTTCAACGAGTGCGATGAGCAGCTCAACAGTGTTTTATCAGAGATCCGGTTAAATCTCAAAACCGGGAAATCCACACGCAGAACTATAATTCCCGGTTCGGTTCAGATGAATCTTGAAGCTGGTATGGTAAACCGAAATCTTCTCGGGAGGAAAACCCGGTACGCATACCTAGCCATAGCTGAACCGTGGCCTAAAGTCTCAGGATTCGCTAAAGTTGATCTTTCTACCGGAGAAGTGAAAAATCACTTTTACGGCGGTAAAAAATACGGTGGTGAACCTTTTTTCTTACCTAGAGGGTTAGAATCTGACGGAGAAGATGACGGTTACATTATGTCGTTTGTTCACGACGAGGAGAGTTGGGAATCGGAGCTTCATATTGTTAACGCCGTTACGTTGGAACTAGAAGCAACCGTTAAATTGCCGTCAAGAGTACCGTATGGTTTCCACGGCACTTTCGTGAATTCGGCGGATATGTTAAACCAGGCTTAA
- a CDS encoding Glycosyl hydrolase superfamily protein: MSNMFSRIAMTNSIVLLLFSLTFLEHGLLFQRVSSLGINYGQVGDNLPPPDKVLQLLSSLHINKTRIYDTNPRVLTSFANSNIELFVTVENEMLPSLVDPQQALQWVTTRIKPYFPATKIGGIAVGNELYTDDDSSLIGYLMPAMMSIHGALVQTGLDKYIQVSTPNSLSVLQESYPPSAGCFRPEVAGVMTQLLGFLRNTNSPFWINAYPYFAYKDSPTKIPLDYVLFNPNPGMVDPYTKYRYDNMLYAQVDAVIFAMARLGFKDIEVGVSETGWPSKGDGDEVGATVANAAVYNKNILRRQLQNEGTPLRPNLSFDVYLFALFNEDLKPGPTSERNYGLYQPDETMTYNVGLLSSSSLTSTSTTSSTSIISLTSSASTVCINI, encoded by the exons atgTCTAACATGTTTAGCAGAATTGCCATGACCAACTCTAtcgttcttcttctattttcctTGACTTTCTTAG AACATGGATTGTTGTTTCAAAGGGTCTCCTCTCTTGGCATCAACTATGGTCAAGTCGGCGACAATCTTCCTCCACCGGACAAAGTTCTACAACTCTTGAGTTCACTCCATATCAATAAGACAAGAATCTATGACACAAACCCTCGAGTGTTAACCTCATTTGCCAATTCCAATATCGAGCTCTTTGTCACCGTCGAAAATGAAATGCTTCCCAGCTTAGTAGACCCTCAACAAGCTCTCCAATGGGTCACTACCCGTATCAAACCCTACTTTCCGGCCACCAAGATCGGTGGTATCGCCGTCGGCAACGAACTATACACTGACGATGACTCAAGCCTTATAGG GTATCTTATGCCTGCAATGATGAGCATTCATGGGGCTTTGGTCCAAACCGGACTAGACAAGTACATTCAAGTATCGACTCCGAACTCACTATCCGTCCTTCAAGAATCTTACCCTCCATCCGCCGGATGTTTTAGGCCGGAAGTAGCTGGCGTAATGACACAGCTACTAGGTTTCTTGCGTAACACGAATTCCCCCTTCTGGATCAACGCTTACCCTTACTTCGCTTACAAGGATTCCCCAACAAAGATCCCATTAGACTACGTCCTCTTCAACCCTAACCCTGGAATGGTTGACCCCTATACCAAGTACCGCTATGACAACATGCTCTACGCTCAAGTAGACGCTGTGATCTTTGCCATGGCGAGGCTTGGCTTCAAAGACATCGAAGTTGGGGTCTCGGAGACTGGATGGCCGTCTAAAGGCGATGGAGATGAGGTTGGAGCCACTGTGGCCAACGCAGCcgtttataacaaaaatattctaaGGAGACAACTTCAAAATGAAGGAACGCCATTGAGACCAAACTtgagttttgatgtttatCTATTTGCTCTTTTCAATGAAGACCTTAAACCAGGACCAACCTCTGAGAGGAATTATGGATTGTATCAGCCTGATGAGACCATGACTTACAATGTAGGTTTATTATCGTCGTCATCATtaacatcaacatcaactacttcttcaacttctaTTATTTCCCTCACTTCCTCTGCCTCCACGGTATGTATCAACATTTAA
- a CDS encoding Galactose oxidase/kelch repeat superfamily protein (Galactose oxidase/kelch repeat superfamily protein; CONTAINS InterPro DOMAIN/s: F-box domain, cyclin-like (InterPro:IPR001810), Galactose oxidase/kelch, beta-propeller (InterPro:IPR011043), Kelch repeat type 1 (InterPro:IPR006652), Kelch related (InterPro:IPR013089), Kelch-type beta propeller (InterPro:IPR015915); BEST Arabidopsis thaliana protein match is: Galactose oxidase/kelch repeat superfamily protein (TAIR:AT2G24540.1); Has 6648 Blast hits to 4175 proteins in 221 species: Archae - 14; Bacteria - 391; Metazoa - 4969; Fungi - 0; Plants - 1047; Viruses - 9; Other Eukaryotes - 218 (source: NCBI BLink).), producing MQRVRVSSQRAVVHKLGDSQMTLSPKFRVAASIQSTLFDRSSELELSLRGEPLIPGLPDDVALNCLLRVPVQSHVSSKSVCKRWHLLFGTKETFFAKRKEFGFKDPWLFVVGFSRCTGKIQWKVLDLRNLTWHEIPAMPCRDKVCPHGFRSVSMPREGTMFVCGGMVSDSDCPLDLVLKYDMVKNHWTVTNKMITARSFFASGVIDGMIYAAGGNAADLYELDCAEVLNPLDGNWRPVSNMVAHMASYDTAVLNGKLLVTEGWLWPFFVSPRGQVYDPRTDQWETMSMGLREGWTGTSVVIYDRLFIVSELERMKMKVYDPVTDSWETINGPELPEQICRPFAVNCYGNRVYVVGRNLHLAVGNIWQSENKFAVRWEVVESPERYADITPSNSQILFA from the coding sequence atgcagagggttagggtttcatcTCAAAGAGCAGTTGTGCATAAGCTTGGTGATTCTCAGATGACATTATCTCCCAAATTTAGAGTAGCTGCATCGATACAATCGACATTGTTCGATAGATCATCGGAATTAGAACTGTCTCTTAGAGGAGAGCCCTTGATTCCCGGTTTACCAGACGATGTTGCGCTTAACTGTCTTTTACGGGTTCCAGTTCAAAGCCATGTATCGAGTAAATCCGTGTGCAAGAGATGGCATCTTTTGTTTGGTACTAAAGAGACGTTTTTCGCTAAGCGTAAGGAGTTCGGGTTTAAAGACCCGTGGCTGTTCGTTGTCGGGTTTAGTAGATGCACTGGGAAGATCCAGTGGaaggttttggatttgaggAATCTCACTTGGCATGAAATCCCTGCTATGCCTTGCAGAGATAAAGTTTGTCCTCACGGTTTTAGATCGGTTTCGATGCCTCGCGAAGGTACTATGTTTGTATGTGGTGGAATGGTTTCGGATTCTGATTGTCCTCTTGATTTGGTGTTGAAGTATGATATGGTGAAGAATCATTGGACTGTCACTAACAAGATGATAACCGCGAGGTCGTTTTTCGCTAGCGGTGTGATCGATGGGATGATATACGCGGCAGGTGGAAATGCTGCGGATTTATATGAGCTTGATTGTGCCGAGGTTTTGAACCCTTTGGATGGGAATTGGCGGCCAGTTTCGAACATGGTAGCTCATATGGCGTCTTACGACACAGCGGTTTTAAACGGGAAGCTTTTGGTAACGGAAGGATGGTTATGGCCGTTCTTTGTATCCCCGAGAGGTCAAGTTTATGACCCGAGGACGGATCAATGGGAAACAATGTCAATGGGGCTAAGAGAAGGATGGACCGGGACGAGTGTCGTGATTTATGATCGGTTGTTTATAGTTTCGGAGTTAGAGAGAATGAAGATGAAGGTTTATGATCCGGTTACAGATTCGTGGGAGACGATTAACGGACCGGAATTGCCTGAGCAGATTTGTAGACCGTTTGCGGTTAACTGTTATGGGAACAGAGTATATGTGGTTGGTAGGAATCTTCATCTCGCGGTTGGGAATATTTGGCAGTCGGAGAATAAGTTTGCTGTGAGGTGGGAGGTTGTTGAGTCGCCGGAGCGTTATGCAGATATAACTCCATCGAATTCtcagattctttttgcttaa
- a CDS encoding Glycosyl hydrolase superfamily protein (Glycosyl hydrolase superfamily protein; FUNCTIONS IN: cation binding, hydrolase activity, hydrolyzing O-glycosyl compounds, catalytic activity; INVOLVED IN: carbohydrate metabolic process; LOCATED IN: endomembrane system; EXPRESSED IN: 9 plant structures; EXPRESSED DURING: 4 anthesis, F mature embryo stage, petal differentiation and expansion stage, E expanded cotyledon stage, D bilateral stage; CONTAINS InterPro DOMAIN/s: Glycoside hydrolase, family 17 (InterPro:IPR000490), Glycoside hydrolase, catalytic core (InterPro:IPR017853), Glycoside hydrolase, subgroup, catalytic core (InterPro:IPR013781); BEST Arabidopsis thaliana protein match is: Glycosyl hydrolase superfamily protein (TAIR:AT4G18340.1); Has 2128 Blast hits to 2112 proteins in 134 species: Archae - 0; Bacteria - 0; Metazoa - 5; Fungi - 18; Plants - 2098; Viruses - 0; Other Eukaryotes - 7 (source: NCBI BLink).) gives MSNMFSRIAMTNSIVLLLFSLTFLEHGLLFQRVSSLGINYGQVGDNLPPPDKVLQLLSSLHINKTRIYDTNPRVLTSFANSNIELFVTVENEMLPSLVDPQQALQWVTTRIKPYFPATKIGGIAVGNELYTDDDSSLIGYLMPAMMSIHGALVQTGLDKYIQVSTPNSLSVLQESYPPSAGCFRPEVAGVMTQLLGFLRNTNSPFWINAYPYFAYKDSPTKIPLDYVLFNPNPGMVDPYTKYRYDNMLYAQVDAVIFAMARLGFKDIEVGVSETGWPSKGDGDEVGATVANAAVYNKNILRRQLQNEGTPLRPNLSFDVYLFALFNEDLKPGPTSERNYGLYQPDETMTYNVGLLSSSSLTSTSTTSSTSIISLTSSASTALKKGKQRLMYWTCVYLLAIHMLIRRSY, from the exons atgTCTAACATGTTTAGCAGAATTGCCATGACCAACTCTAtcgttcttcttctattttcctTGACTTTCTTAG AACATGGATTGTTGTTTCAAAGGGTCTCCTCTCTTGGCATCAACTATGGTCAAGTCGGCGACAATCTTCCTCCACCGGACAAAGTTCTACAACTCTTGAGTTCACTCCATATCAATAAGACAAGAATCTATGACACAAACCCTCGAGTGTTAACCTCATTTGCCAATTCCAATATCGAGCTCTTTGTCACCGTCGAAAATGAAATGCTTCCCAGCTTAGTAGACCCTCAACAAGCTCTCCAATGGGTCACTACCCGTATCAAACCCTACTTTCCGGCCACCAAGATCGGTGGTATCGCCGTCGGCAACGAACTATACACTGACGATGACTCAAGCCTTATAGG GTATCTTATGCCTGCAATGATGAGCATTCATGGGGCTTTGGTCCAAACCGGACTAGACAAGTACATTCAAGTATCGACTCCGAACTCACTATCCGTCCTTCAAGAATCTTACCCTCCATCCGCCGGATGTTTTAGGCCGGAAGTAGCTGGCGTAATGACACAGCTACTAGGTTTCTTGCGTAACACGAATTCCCCCTTCTGGATCAACGCTTACCCTTACTTCGCTTACAAGGATTCCCCAACAAAGATCCCATTAGACTACGTCCTCTTCAACCCTAACCCTGGAATGGTTGACCCCTATACCAAGTACCGCTATGACAACATGCTCTACGCTCAAGTAGACGCTGTGATCTTTGCCATGGCGAGGCTTGGCTTCAAAGACATCGAAGTTGGGGTCTCGGAGACTGGATGGCCGTCTAAAGGCGATGGAGATGAGGTTGGAGCCACTGTGGCCAACGCAGCcgtttataacaaaaatattctaaGGAGACAACTTCAAAATGAAGGAACGCCATTGAGACCAAACTtgagttttgatgtttatCTATTTGCTCTTTTCAATGAAGACCTTAAACCAGGACCAACCTCTGAGAGGAATTATGGATTGTATCAGCCTGATGAGACCATGACTTACAATGTAGGTTTATTATCGTCGTCATCATtaacatcaacatcaactacttcttcaacttctaTTATTTCCCTCACTTCCTCTGCCTCCACG GCTTTAAAGAAGGGAAAGCAACGGTTGATGTATTGGACATGCGTTTATT